A region from the Corallococcus caeni genome encodes:
- a CDS encoding membrane dipeptidase yields MSRRSRTVSRFLFSPLLAATSLALACGPVTDEPPVQPEEAPAQAAQPLAVSGFAEMHHHMFAEEAFAGGWFHGSHTGTLASCDGGMPESDHARVRMDLRDMLNICPNAGSVNLGGIPILSDVFGVGGAVASEVIGQVEGTEGDTGLHLGRMETPTQWPRWDTIAHQQAWEGWLNKARQGGMSLVMVSLVSNEFLCKALPYQNLKRPCDEMMDVDVQLQMARDFDARTDWAEIALSPAHARQIIASGKLAMVLSIESSKLFGTKDWRAELNRVYSLGVRSLQPVHQLDNRFGGAAPHNAIFQVAQFLENCHIDTDCGLTGNGFTLGFDVDANCRNVKGLTADGKALVQEMMNKGMLIDMAHMSEKSVQDAYALSQGRTYYPLFISHGHFREVMNPDLAANEKTTPSWVVRYVRQTGGMFGLRTAHDETRAYTRTTVANTCQGSTRSLAQAYEFGRQGLKVNMGFGADLNGFIQQTRPRFGDFGACSAGFRAEADSQEEQQRTAGPPPLGTDFDVYGLAHVGLLPDVVKDLKQLGVNTAGLEGSAENFIRMWERANSTRTGMADAANDIDTSGVAAYVPKATREAAYPKICGKAYAPSTKLVSETCRFDAECKSSLCSALDDCGDIPGVCTCSSDSHCASNQFCGWGTNDGKCVNKRPKGSLCSSGRECQSGKCSWLMCT; encoded by the coding sequence ATGTCGCGTCGCTCCCGAACTGTCTCAAGGTTTCTGTTCTCACCGCTGCTCGCGGCCACGTCGCTCGCGCTGGCCTGTGGGCCCGTCACGGACGAGCCGCCCGTGCAACCCGAGGAGGCGCCCGCCCAGGCGGCCCAGCCGCTCGCGGTGAGCGGCTTCGCGGAGATGCACCACCACATGTTCGCGGAGGAGGCCTTCGCCGGCGGGTGGTTCCACGGCAGCCACACCGGCACGCTCGCGAGCTGTGACGGCGGCATGCCGGAGAGCGACCACGCGCGCGTCCGCATGGACCTGCGCGACATGCTCAACATCTGTCCCAACGCCGGCAGCGTGAACCTGGGCGGCATCCCCATCCTGTCGGACGTCTTCGGCGTGGGCGGCGCGGTGGCGTCGGAGGTGATTGGCCAGGTGGAGGGCACGGAGGGCGACACCGGCCTGCACCTGGGCCGCATGGAGACGCCCACCCAGTGGCCGCGCTGGGACACCATCGCGCATCAGCAGGCGTGGGAGGGCTGGCTGAACAAGGCCCGCCAGGGCGGCATGTCCCTGGTCATGGTGTCGCTGGTCAGCAACGAGTTCCTCTGCAAGGCGCTGCCGTACCAGAACCTCAAGCGGCCCTGTGACGAGATGATGGACGTGGACGTCCAGCTCCAGATGGCGCGCGACTTCGACGCGCGCACGGACTGGGCGGAGATCGCCCTGTCGCCCGCGCACGCCCGGCAGATCATCGCGTCCGGCAAGCTCGCCATGGTGCTCTCCATCGAGTCCAGCAAGCTGTTCGGCACCAAGGACTGGCGCGCGGAGTTGAACCGCGTCTATTCGCTGGGCGTGCGCTCGTTGCAGCCCGTGCACCAGCTGGACAACCGCTTTGGCGGCGCGGCCCCGCACAACGCCATCTTCCAGGTGGCCCAGTTCCTGGAGAACTGTCACATCGACACGGACTGCGGCCTCACCGGCAACGGCTTCACGCTCGGCTTCGACGTGGACGCCAACTGCCGCAACGTGAAGGGGCTCACCGCGGACGGCAAGGCGCTGGTCCAGGAGATGATGAACAAGGGGATGCTCATCGACATGGCCCACATGTCCGAGAAGAGCGTCCAGGACGCGTATGCCCTGTCCCAGGGGCGGACGTACTACCCGCTGTTCATCTCCCACGGTCACTTCCGCGAGGTGATGAACCCGGACCTCGCCGCCAACGAGAAGACGACGCCGTCGTGGGTGGTCCGCTACGTGCGCCAGACGGGCGGCATGTTCGGCCTGCGCACCGCGCATGACGAGACGCGCGCCTATACGCGCACGACGGTGGCCAACACCTGCCAGGGCTCCACGCGCTCGCTCGCGCAGGCGTACGAGTTCGGCCGCCAGGGCCTCAAGGTCAACATGGGCTTCGGCGCGGACCTCAACGGCTTCATCCAGCAGACGCGCCCGCGCTTCGGTGACTTCGGCGCGTGCTCGGCGGGCTTCCGCGCGGAGGCGGACTCGCAGGAGGAGCAGCAGCGCACGGCCGGCCCGCCGCCCCTGGGCACCGACTTCGACGTGTACGGCCTGGCCCACGTGGGCCTGCTGCCGGACGTGGTGAAGGACCTGAAGCAGCTGGGCGTCAACACCGCGGGCCTGGAGGGCTCCGCGGAGAACTTCATCCGGATGTGGGAGCGCGCCAACAGCACCCGCACCGGCATGGCGGACGCGGCCAACGACATCGACACCAGCGGCGTCGCGGCCTACGTCCCGAAGGCCACCCGCGAGGCGGCGTACCCGAAGATCTGCGGCAAGGCCTACGCCCCCAGCACCAAGCTGGTGTCGGAGACGTGCCGCTTCGACGCGGAGTGCAAGTCCAGCCTGTGCAGCGCCCTGGACGACTGCGGCGACATCCCGGGCGTCTGCACCTGCTCCTCGGACTCGCACTGCGCCTCGAACCAGTTCTGCGGCTGGGGCACCAACGACGGCAAGTGCGTGAACAAGCGCCCCAAGGGCTCGCTGTGCTCCTCCGGCCGCGAGTGCCAGTCCGGCAAGTGCTCCTGGCTGATGTGCACCTGA
- a CDS encoding DUF5953 family protein gives MTPRKKLAVLVYAPALAGKDRRAIDSVHGIEKALPELRLECRLSKGGRPIALPQRDAWLIESIEDGGFPMVCNGDPSHPVTVWGRERDGLFSAGGQAQFEVHAKLPLDEPVITSAAAVLEGVAEGAGALWGRATPYDAAVDIASQTAPTLEGPPAPRRGLPALKLFEHIRAPEIPYYLGWLNYWSAAAAQAIGFPDPTRDAELLSRSRRTATGGWVVQLTSEPLDLDNPAHLDALLRAYERFPEIGGRAAP, from the coding sequence ATGACTCCGCGAAAGAAGCTTGCCGTCCTTGTCTACGCGCCTGCGCTCGCGGGCAAAGACCGCCGCGCAATCGATAGCGTTCATGGAATCGAGAAAGCGCTTCCCGAGTTGCGCCTGGAGTGTCGACTCTCCAAGGGCGGGCGCCCCATCGCACTACCGCAGCGTGACGCGTGGCTCATCGAAAGCATCGAGGACGGCGGATTCCCCATGGTGTGCAACGGGGACCCGAGTCACCCCGTGACGGTCTGGGGAAGGGAAAGAGACGGACTCTTCAGCGCAGGCGGTCAAGCCCAGTTCGAGGTGCATGCAAAACTGCCCCTGGACGAGCCGGTGATCACGTCAGCGGCGGCTGTGCTCGAGGGCGTGGCGGAAGGAGCGGGTGCGCTCTGGGGCCGAGCGACGCCCTACGACGCCGCGGTGGACATTGCGTCTCAGACGGCCCCCACGCTGGAGGGGCCGCCCGCCCCACGCAGGGGACTGCCAGCCCTGAAACTCTTCGAGCACATCCGCGCGCCCGAGATTCCCTATTACCTTGGGTGGCTGAACTACTGGTCTGCCGCGGCCGCGCAGGCCATCGGGTTCCCGGACCCGACCCGTGACGCCGAGCTGCTATCACGGTCGCGGCGCACAGCGACGGGCGGGTGGGTCGTGCAGCTGACGTCCGAGCCGCTCGACCTGGACAACCCCGCCCACCTGGACGCGCTCCTGCGGGCCTACGAGCGCTTTCCGGAGATCGGCGGACGCGCAGCGCCTTGA
- a CDS encoding YciI family protein, with translation MSYMLVVMQTGGGKPQTVEEKRVAAERMERMLSFGAALQARGILQAADSLRSDAEGVRVERRDGKLSFSDGPFTESKEIIGGFFLVDVKTREEALELATQCPAAEWSTVEVRQSGPCFDG, from the coding sequence ATGTCGTACATGCTGGTGGTGATGCAGACCGGGGGTGGGAAGCCCCAGACGGTGGAGGAGAAGCGGGTGGCGGCGGAGCGCATGGAGCGGATGCTGAGCTTCGGCGCGGCGCTCCAGGCGCGAGGCATCCTCCAGGCGGCGGACTCGCTGCGTTCGGACGCGGAGGGCGTCCGGGTGGAGCGGCGCGACGGGAAGCTCAGCTTCAGCGACGGGCCGTTCACCGAGTCCAAGGAGATCATCGGCGGCTTCTTCCTGGTGGACGTGAAGACGCGCGAGGAGGCGCTGGAGCTGGCCACCCAGTGCCCCGCGGCGGAGTGGTCCACCGTCGAGGTCCGCCAGAGCGGGCCGTGCTTCGACGGGTAG
- a CDS encoding penicillin acylase family protein: MRTSPFSIPLLLTLAASGGCRNDDPPAPSPLKATLHRTAYGVPHIEADGYRGLGAGIGYAQAQDAVCILADQFLKVRGERARYLGRGPGDAFLESDFTYLGLALRTRAEASFAEQSQELRDLVQGYAAGYNQYLKDVPADQRPAPCRGAAWVKPISAYDLLAYHLDLSLFDTLVPLLGYVGNAQPPGVEAGGQRLPSRPLALPRRKDTLGSNGWALGREKTASGRGMLVANPHFPWEGSLRFHESHQTIPGKLDVYGVSLLGVPAINIGFNRDLAWTHTVTASSHMTLYRLKLVPGDPTAYVYDGAIRRMTSRTVTVDVRGDDGGMTKATRTFWRSHYGPMLAGPGADWTGELAYTTRDATENNDRFAEHWLRLNKASSLNEAADVERTVRGAPWVNTLLTSVAGDTRYVDASRVPFLSPDTVVAYRDSLESTPDAPVFASLGLILLDGSTSRDEWVGLDGESQGLVPTTVIPQLARTDFVMNANDPATFANPAQPLLNLPFLYEIFGTRGRMSTRSHMNLTLITEQGEAAASGSDGRFTREEAEQAILSNRTWVAEQLRAAVAQRCQGAGPVVVDGAPVDITEACRLIAAWDGRLELDRQGAIVWREFLNGFSRSDLVDKGALFAQPFDAARAAVTPAGLVPAPAVGVDPVNQKLAEAVALLGKAGIAVGTKLGDVQFAWKGDRKVPLHGGAAFEGVTNVVGYSGVNATLLPQSQPQGPLLSPGTGLTPEGYLVDFGTSFLMVMEFTQDGPRANAVLSYAESADPASPHFADQTDLFSGKHFRPVLFNKTDILADPALTTTELRIDATSKLQ; encoded by the coding sequence ATGCGCACCTCCCCCTTCTCCATTCCCCTGCTGCTGACCCTGGCGGCCTCCGGCGGCTGTCGGAACGACGACCCACCCGCGCCCTCCCCGCTCAAGGCCACCCTCCACCGCACCGCCTACGGCGTCCCCCACATCGAGGCGGACGGGTATCGCGGCCTGGGCGCGGGCATCGGCTACGCGCAGGCGCAGGACGCGGTCTGCATCCTCGCGGATCAGTTCCTCAAGGTCCGTGGCGAGCGCGCGCGCTACCTGGGCCGGGGCCCCGGGGACGCCTTCCTCGAGAGCGACTTCACCTACCTGGGGCTCGCGCTGCGCACCCGCGCCGAGGCCTCCTTCGCGGAGCAGTCGCAGGAGCTGCGCGACCTCGTGCAGGGCTATGCCGCCGGCTACAACCAGTACCTCAAGGACGTGCCGGCGGATCAACGTCCCGCGCCGTGCCGTGGCGCGGCCTGGGTGAAGCCCATCAGCGCGTATGACCTGCTGGCGTACCACCTGGACCTGTCGCTGTTCGACACGCTGGTGCCGCTGCTCGGCTACGTGGGCAACGCCCAGCCGCCGGGCGTGGAGGCGGGAGGCCAGCGGCTCCCGTCGCGTCCGCTCGCGCTGCCGCGACGCAAGGACACGCTGGGCAGCAACGGCTGGGCGCTGGGCCGGGAGAAGACCGCCAGCGGCCGGGGCATGCTCGTCGCCAACCCGCACTTCCCCTGGGAGGGCAGCCTCCGCTTCCACGAGAGCCACCAGACCATCCCCGGCAAGCTCGACGTGTACGGCGTGTCCCTGCTGGGCGTGCCGGCCATCAACATCGGCTTCAACCGGGACCTCGCGTGGACGCATACCGTGACTGCGTCGAGCCACATGACGCTGTACCGGCTCAAGCTCGTGCCGGGCGACCCCACGGCGTATGTCTACGACGGCGCGATCCGCCGCATGACCTCGCGGACAGTCACCGTCGACGTGCGCGGGGACGACGGCGGCATGACGAAGGCGACGCGCACGTTCTGGCGCAGCCACTACGGCCCCATGCTCGCGGGCCCCGGCGCGGACTGGACGGGGGAGCTCGCGTACACGACGCGCGACGCCACGGAGAACAACGACCGGTTCGCGGAGCACTGGCTGCGCCTGAACAAGGCGAGCAGCCTCAACGAGGCGGCGGACGTGGAGCGCACGGTGCGCGGGGCGCCCTGGGTGAACACGCTCCTGACGAGCGTGGCCGGCGACACGCGCTACGTGGACGCGTCCCGGGTCCCCTTCCTGAGCCCCGACACCGTCGTGGCCTACCGCGACTCGCTCGAGTCCACGCCGGACGCGCCGGTGTTCGCGTCGCTGGGGCTCATCCTCCTGGATGGCAGCACGTCCCGCGACGAATGGGTGGGCCTGGACGGCGAGTCGCAAGGCCTGGTGCCGACGACCGTCATCCCGCAGCTCGCCCGGACGGACTTCGTGATGAACGCGAATGATCCGGCGACGTTCGCGAACCCCGCCCAGCCCCTGCTCAACCTGCCCTTCCTCTACGAAATCTTCGGGACGCGGGGCCGCATGAGCACGCGCTCGCACATGAACCTCACCCTCATCACCGAGCAGGGCGAGGCCGCGGCGTCCGGGAGCGACGGGCGCTTCACGCGCGAGGAGGCCGAGCAGGCCATCCTGAGCAACCGGACCTGGGTGGCGGAGCAGCTGCGCGCGGCCGTCGCGCAGCGCTGCCAGGGCGCGGGGCCGGTCGTCGTCGACGGCGCGCCAGTGGACATCACGGAGGCGTGCCGGTTGATCGCTGCGTGGGACGGCCGCCTGGAGCTGGATCGCCAGGGCGCGATCGTCTGGCGCGAGTTCCTGAACGGCTTCAGCCGCTCCGACCTCGTGGACAAGGGCGCCCTCTTCGCGCAGCCCTTCGACGCGGCCCGGGCGGCGGTGACGCCGGCCGGACTGGTGCCCGCCCCGGCGGTTGGCGTGGATCCGGTGAACCAGAAGCTGGCGGAGGCCGTGGCGCTCCTGGGCAAGGCGGGCATCGCGGTGGGAACGAAGCTGGGGGACGTGCAGTTCGCGTGGAAGGGGGACCGCAAGGTGCCGCTGCATGGGGGCGCGGCCTTCGAGGGCGTCACCAACGTCGTGGGCTATTCCGGCGTGAACGCGACGCTGCTGCCGCAGTCCCAGCCGCAGGGTCCGCTGCTCTCCCCGGGCACGGGGCTCACGCCGGAGGGCTACCTGGTCGACTTCGGGACCAGCTTCCTGATGGTGATGGAGTTCACGCAGGACGGCCCGCGCGCGAACGCGGTCCTCTCCTACGCGGAGTCCGCCGACCCGGCCTCCCCGCACTTCGCGGACCAGACGGACCTCTTCTCCGGCAAGCATTTCCGGCCCGTGCTCTTCAACAAAACGGACATCCTCGCGGACCCGGCGCTCACGACGACGGAGCTGCGCATCGACGCCACGTCGAAGCTCCAATAG
- a CDS encoding complex I 51 kDa subunit family protein: MKPGQHTPEAETFFHLGQGPLGTHACHGTACFVARHLDPARWRQATSGETRVYCLGQCYRAPSITGEDARPEVHVRAPRAITLGRVASGGARALPEATRQGAYAALEQALSSLPEAFIAQVERSGLRGRGGAGFPTGRKLRAVAAAPGEEKYVVANADEGDAGAYIDRFLMEEDPHAVLEGLLLAAYAVGARRATVYVRKEYPLAACVLHVALHEAHRAGLLGPRILGSDFSCEVSVEVGRGSYLCGEETALLNALEGRRPFVRARPPYPAQAGLFGQPTLVQNVETLANLPWIARHGGQAYAALGVPGSRGTKVLSLNSLFHHPGLYEVELGTPVRTVVEELGGGLRTGPLKGVLIGGPLAGILPPHLLDTPLGFDELQAVGASVGHGGVVAFDTHTSIAELVHHVFSFGAYESCGRCTPCRLGARHVEQLFARVLDAGTAPRSSAADWEEVAEALRLTSLCGHGTGLGDFARSVLRHYREEVAACFG, from the coding sequence ATGAAGCCGGGACAGCACACGCCGGAGGCCGAGACCTTCTTCCACCTCGGGCAGGGGCCGCTCGGGACGCATGCCTGTCACGGCACCGCCTGCTTCGTCGCGCGGCACCTCGACCCCGCGCGCTGGCGGCAGGCCACGTCGGGCGAGACCCGCGTCTACTGCCTGGGCCAGTGCTACCGCGCCCCCTCCATCACCGGCGAGGACGCCCGCCCGGAGGTGCACGTGCGGGCCCCTCGCGCCATCACGCTGGGGCGCGTCGCCAGCGGCGGAGCGCGCGCCCTGCCGGAGGCCACCCGTCAGGGAGCCTACGCGGCCCTGGAGCAGGCGCTGTCCTCTCTGCCCGAGGCCTTCATCGCGCAGGTGGAGCGCTCCGGGCTGCGCGGCCGAGGGGGCGCGGGCTTCCCCACCGGACGCAAGCTGCGCGCGGTGGCCGCCGCTCCGGGCGAGGAGAAGTACGTCGTGGCCAACGCGGACGAGGGCGACGCGGGCGCGTACATCGACCGGTTCCTGATGGAGGAGGACCCCCACGCCGTGCTGGAGGGCCTGCTGCTGGCGGCGTACGCGGTGGGGGCCCGCCGGGCAACGGTCTACGTGCGCAAGGAGTACCCGCTGGCCGCCTGCGTCCTGCACGTGGCCCTACACGAGGCCCACCGGGCGGGCCTGCTGGGGCCGCGCATCCTGGGCAGCGACTTCTCCTGTGAGGTCTCCGTCGAGGTGGGCCGCGGCAGCTACCTGTGTGGCGAGGAGACGGCGCTGCTCAACGCCCTGGAGGGACGCCGGCCCTTCGTGCGCGCCCGGCCTCCCTACCCCGCCCAGGCGGGCCTCTTCGGTCAACCCACGCTGGTGCAGAACGTGGAGACGCTCGCCAACCTGCCGTGGATCGCACGGCATGGCGGCCAGGCCTACGCCGCGCTGGGAGTCCCGGGCAGCCGGGGCACGAAGGTGCTGTCGCTCAACTCCCTCTTCCACCACCCGGGGCTCTACGAAGTGGAGCTGGGCACGCCGGTGCGCACCGTGGTGGAGGAGCTGGGAGGCGGGCTGAGGACCGGGCCGCTGAAGGGCGTCCTCATCGGGGGGCCGCTGGCGGGCATCCTCCCTCCGCACCTGCTGGACACCCCGCTGGGCTTCGACGAGCTCCAGGCGGTGGGCGCCTCCGTGGGCCATGGCGGCGTGGTGGCCTTCGACACGCACACGTCCATCGCCGAACTGGTGCACCACGTCTTCTCCTTCGGCGCGTATGAGTCGTGCGGGAGGTGCACGCCCTGCCGCCTGGGGGCGCGGCACGTCGAGCAGCTCTTCGCGCGCGTGCTGGACGCCGGCACCGCGCCCCGCTCCAGCGCGGCGGACTGGGAGGAGGTCGCCGAGGCGCTGCGCCTCACCAGCCTGTGCGGACACGGCACGGGCCTGGGCGACTTCGCCCGGAGCGTGCTGCGCCACTACCGGGAGGAGGTGGCGGCATGCTTCGGGTGA